In one Neobacillus sp. CF12 genomic region, the following are encoded:
- a CDS encoding DUF2089 family protein, whose product MDSKNVPSWILSLESEDLEFIKNFVLNSGSLKEIAKIYEVSYPTVRIKLDRLIEKIKINDVIDNEEFIKFIKRLSIDDRISLEDAKLIIEKYKQEKDEK is encoded by the coding sequence GTGGATAGTAAAAATGTTCCAAGCTGGATTCTGTCTTTGGAGAGTGAGGATTTGGAATTTATTAAAAACTTTGTTCTGAATTCAGGTTCTCTAAAAGAAATCGCAAAGATTTATGAAGTCTCATATCCAACCGTAAGAATTAAACTAGATAGGCTAATTGAAAAAATAAAAATAAACGATGTCATAGATAACGAGGAATTTATCAAGTTTATCAAAAGGCTTTCAATTGATGATCGTATAAGCCTTGAGGATGCAAAATTGATTATTGAAAAATATAAACAAGAAAAGGATGAGAAGTAA
- a CDS encoding RNA methyltransferase, whose product MKHIESIQNPKVKQWKKLLTKKERDKSGTFLVEGFHLVEEALKQSERVIEIIVSDKTGLPPRWDSGEIPVTIVTEEISNSLSDTEAPQGIYAVCRQILIDVPNAKTYLLIDAVQDPGNLGTMIRTADAAGIDAVIVGKGSVDVYNSKVLRSGQGSHFHLPIIRGDLNEWIEKLNAKNISVYGTALEGASAYTDISTDDSFALLVGNEGSGVNKELLEKTTANLYIPIYGKSESLNVAVATGILLYFFKK is encoded by the coding sequence TTGAAGCATATTGAATCCATTCAAAACCCTAAAGTAAAACAATGGAAAAAGCTGTTAACGAAAAAGGAGCGGGATAAATCCGGAACCTTCTTAGTTGAGGGCTTTCATTTAGTCGAAGAAGCATTAAAACAAAGTGAGCGTGTAATCGAAATTATCGTTTCTGATAAGACTGGTCTCCCGCCGCGCTGGGATTCTGGAGAAATACCCGTTACAATTGTTACGGAAGAAATATCAAATTCTCTTTCTGACACAGAGGCACCGCAAGGGATTTATGCGGTTTGCCGCCAGATTCTAATAGATGTACCGAATGCAAAGACGTACCTGCTAATTGATGCAGTACAAGATCCAGGAAACTTGGGTACGATGATTCGAACGGCTGACGCAGCTGGTATTGACGCAGTAATCGTAGGTAAGGGAAGCGTGGATGTATATAATTCAAAGGTACTTCGCTCGGGACAAGGCAGTCATTTTCACCTGCCCATCATAAGAGGCGATCTCAATGAGTGGATCGAAAAACTCAATGCGAAAAATATTTCGGTTTACGGTACAGCACTGGAAGGTGCATCTGCATATACTGATATTTCAACAGATGATTCCTTTGCCTTACTGGTTGGCAATGAAGGCAGCGGGGTTAACAAAGAACTTCTTGAAAAAACGACAGCAAACCTTTATATTCCCATCTACGGTAAAAGTGAATCACTCAATGTCGCAGTAGCAACAGGCATCCTGTTATATTTTTTTAAAAAATAG
- the pheS gene encoding phenylalanine--tRNA ligase subunit alpha encodes MQERLKELQQEAIQSIEQSSSLKELNDIRVAYLGKKGPITEVLRGMGKLSAEERPMMGALANEVREAIATTLEAKQKGLEEAAVLEKLASESIDVTLPGRPVKVGNHHPLTRIIEEIEDLFIGMGYQVAEGPEVEQDYYNFEALNLPKGHPARDMQDSFYITDEILLRTHTSPVQARTMEKNQGKGPIKIICPGKVYRRDNDDATHSHQFMQIEGLVVGENIRMSDLKGTLEVFAKKMFGEDREIRLRPSFFPFTEPSVEMDISCMICGGHGCNVCKKTGWIEILGAGMVHPNVLEMAGYDSKKYTGFAFGMGPERIAMLKYGVDDIRHFYTNDVRFLKQFSKHE; translated from the coding sequence ATGCAAGAACGTTTAAAGGAATTGCAGCAGGAAGCTATTCAAAGTATTGAACAGTCTTCAAGCTTAAAAGAATTAAATGACATTCGCGTTGCTTATTTAGGGAAAAAAGGACCAATCACGGAAGTACTTCGTGGAATGGGTAAACTTTCAGCCGAGGAGCGTCCAATGATGGGGGCACTCGCAAATGAAGTCCGTGAAGCCATTGCGACCACATTAGAAGCAAAACAAAAGGGTCTAGAGGAAGCGGCTGTATTAGAGAAACTAGCTTCTGAGTCGATTGATGTAACACTTCCAGGAAGACCGGTTAAAGTTGGTAACCACCATCCACTAACAAGAATCATTGAAGAAATTGAAGATTTATTTATTGGTATGGGTTATCAAGTGGCTGAAGGACCTGAAGTAGAGCAGGATTATTATAACTTTGAGGCTCTTAATTTACCAAAGGGTCATCCGGCACGCGATATGCAGGATTCCTTCTATATTACAGATGAAATTTTACTGCGCACGCATACATCGCCAGTACAGGCACGGACAATGGAAAAGAACCAGGGTAAAGGCCCAATCAAAATCATCTGCCCAGGTAAAGTGTACCGCCGTGATAATGATGATGCGACACACTCTCACCAGTTCATGCAAATTGAAGGTCTCGTTGTCGGCGAGAATATCCGTATGAGTGACCTAAAAGGCACTTTAGAGGTTTTTGCAAAGAAAATGTTTGGTGAAGACCGTGAAATCAGATTACGACCAAGTTTCTTCCCGTTTACAGAGCCTTCTGTTGAGATGGATATTTCTTGCATGATTTGCGGCGGACATGGCTGTAATGTTTGTAAGAAAACAGGCTGGATTGAGATTCTTGGAGCAGGAATGGTTCATCCAAACGTCCTTGAAATGGCTGGCTATGATTCTAAAAAATACACTGGATTTGCATTTGGAATGGGACCAGAGCGAATTGCCATGTTGAAATACGGCGTTGATGATATTCGTCATTTCTATACAAATGATGTACGGTTCTTAAAACAATTTTCTAAACATGAGTAG
- a CDS encoding sigma-w pathway protein ysdB, with translation MVWLLRIVLLFLFIFIIFVSIKYFLKPTRKLEAARKHKRFLLIDNKEVVKNFQITYNGAVFTGEKYLGASKNTIDVVSISLWPDQTSSIKGMAKEDFYFIEEKIHEKYPVAQINWKSPIHEFLHQK, from the coding sequence ATGGTTTGGCTGCTGCGTATAGTGTTACTTTTCTTATTCATTTTCATAATTTTTGTAAGTATTAAATACTTCCTTAAACCTACACGTAAATTAGAAGCAGCGCGAAAACACAAACGTTTCTTACTAATAGACAATAAGGAGGTTGTGAAAAATTTCCAAATCACCTACAATGGTGCTGTCTTTACGGGAGAAAAATACTTAGGTGCTTCCAAAAACACGATAGATGTTGTTTCCATTTCTCTTTGGCCGGATCAAACCTCTTCCATTAAAGGCATGGCCAAGGAAGACTTTTATTTTATCGAGGAAAAGATTCACGAAAAATATCCAGTTGCGCAAATTAATTGGAAAAGTCCGATTCATGAATTTTTGCATCAAAAATAG
- a CDS encoding DUF1294 domain-containing protein — protein sequence MNLIGLIVMKIDKERAKNHQYRISEKTLWLIAIFGGAVGTTAGMQLFRHKTKHMPFKWGFPLLAAAEIILLGYFYSL from the coding sequence ATGAATCTGATTGGTTTGATTGTGATGAAGATAGATAAAGAGCGAGCAAAAAATCACCAATACCGGATTAGTGAAAAAACATTGTGGCTAATTGCTATATTTGGCGGTGCTGTTGGTACAACAGCAGGAATGCAACTTTTTAGGCATAAAACAAAGCACATGCCTTTTAAATGGGGCTTTCCATTACTAGCCGCAGCAGAAATCATTCTTTTAGGCTATTTTTACAGTTTGTAG
- the zapA gene encoding cell division protein ZapA, with protein sequence MSNTEKTRTTVDIYGQQYVIIGDESQSHVRRVAALVDKKLREIGSRNPLLDVNKLAVLTAVNAVNDYIKMKEQLERLQSELQKEKD encoded by the coding sequence TTGTCAAATACAGAAAAAACTAGAACAACCGTTGATATATACGGACAGCAATACGTTATTATAGGTGACGAAAGCCAAAGTCATGTTCGACGTGTGGCAGCATTGGTCGATAAAAAACTGCGCGAAATTGGTTCCAGGAATCCACTTCTAGATGTGAATAAGCTCGCCGTCCTAACAGCAGTAAATGCTGTTAATGATTATATTAAAATGAAGGAACAATTAGAGCGGCTGCAATCTGAATTACAAAAGGAAAAGGACTGA
- the rnhC gene encoding ribonuclease HIII yields the protein MGNVVLNLSMTEINKMKSYYEGKLLEKTPPGSVFAAKTSGSMITAYKSGKVLFQGSGSETEASRWGVAAAKSTAPAKTSAPKGSVPSGISQMSVIGSDEVGTGDFFGPITVVAAYVRKEDIPLLKELGVRDSKDLNDEKIIAIAKVIKDIVPFSLMTLKNEKYNQLQKSGMSQGKMKALLHNQAILNVLEKISPVKPEAILIDQFVQESTYYQHIKNQKAVARENVYFSTKAEGIHLAVAAASILARYAFVQYFDKLSDSAGFKIPKGAGAQVDEAAAKLILKKGREVLPQFVKLHFANTEKAMNLVNKKRR from the coding sequence GTGGGAAATGTTGTTTTAAATCTAAGTATGACTGAAATTAATAAAATGAAAAGTTACTATGAAGGCAAATTACTAGAAAAGACTCCTCCAGGGAGTGTGTTTGCTGCCAAGACTTCAGGCTCGATGATTACTGCCTATAAGTCTGGGAAAGTTTTATTTCAAGGAAGTGGCAGTGAAACTGAAGCGAGTAGATGGGGTGTGGCAGCAGCAAAGAGCACTGCACCTGCTAAAACGAGTGCTCCTAAAGGTAGTGTACCGAGTGGAATCAGTCAAATGTCGGTAATTGGTTCAGATGAGGTTGGTACTGGTGACTTTTTTGGTCCGATTACTGTCGTTGCTGCGTATGTACGAAAAGAGGATATTCCGTTATTAAAAGAATTAGGTGTCAGAGATTCGAAAGATTTAAATGATGAAAAAATTATTGCCATCGCAAAGGTAATAAAAGATATTGTTCCATTTAGTTTGATGACACTAAAAAATGAAAAATATAATCAACTGCAGAAATCAGGAATGTCACAGGGGAAAATGAAGGCCCTCCTACATAATCAAGCTATTCTAAATGTGCTCGAAAAAATTTCACCTGTTAAACCTGAAGCAATACTTATCGACCAATTTGTTCAAGAAAGTACCTATTATCAGCATATTAAAAATCAAAAAGCTGTGGCGCGGGAAAATGTTTATTTTAGCACGAAAGCAGAGGGTATCCATCTTGCGGTAGCTGCCGCTTCGATCCTTGCACGTTATGCTTTTGTGCAGTACTTTGACAAGCTAAGTGATTCGGCAGGCTTTAAAATTCCAAAAGGAGCAGGTGCTCAAGTCGATGAAGCCGCTGCAAAATTGATTTTGAAAAAAGGGAGAGAAGTATTGCCACAGTTTGTAAAGTTACACTTTGCTAATACGGAGAAGGCGATGAATTTGGTGAATAAAAAGAGGAGATGA
- a CDS encoding M42 family metallopeptidase, producing the protein MANLDETLTMLKDLTDAKGIPGNEREVRKVMTKYIAPYADDVTTDGLGSLIAKKVGKEGGPRIIVAGHLDEVGFMVTQIDDKGFLRFQPVGGWWSQVMLAQRVTIVTKKGDILGVIGSKPPHILSVEARKKPVEIKDMFIDIGASSREEALGWGVLPGDMVVPYFEFTVMNNEKMLLAKAWDNRIGCAIAIDVLKQLKGVEHPNEVYGLGTTQEEIGSRGAKTSAEKINPDIGFAVDVGIAGDTPGISEKEAMSKMGKGPQIILYDATLVAHKGLRDFIITVADEMNIPYQFDVIPGGGTDAGPIHTSHTGVPSIAITIATRYIHSHAAMLHRDDYENAVKLIVEVIKRLDRETVDKITFE; encoded by the coding sequence ATGGCTAATTTAGATGAGACTTTAACGATGTTAAAGGATTTAACCGATGCCAAAGGAATTCCCGGCAACGAGAGGGAAGTTCGCAAAGTAATGACGAAATACATAGCACCATATGCGGATGACGTAACGACAGACGGCCTTGGCAGTCTAATTGCCAAGAAGGTGGGAAAAGAGGGCGGTCCTAGAATTATCGTAGCTGGCCACTTAGATGAAGTTGGTTTCATGGTTACACAAATTGATGATAAGGGATTCCTTCGTTTTCAACCAGTTGGCGGCTGGTGGTCACAAGTTATGCTCGCTCAGCGTGTAACGATTGTGACAAAAAAGGGTGATATCCTTGGTGTTATTGGGTCAAAGCCTCCACACATATTATCGGTAGAAGCACGTAAGAAACCAGTAGAAATAAAAGATATGTTCATTGATATTGGTGCCTCTAGCCGTGAGGAAGCTCTTGGATGGGGTGTCCTTCCGGGAGATATGGTTGTACCATATTTCGAGTTTACGGTTATGAATAATGAAAAAATGCTTTTGGCAAAAGCATGGGATAACCGCATTGGCTGTGCGATTGCTATTGATGTATTGAAGCAGTTAAAGGGTGTGGAACATCCGAACGAGGTTTATGGACTCGGAACAACTCAAGAGGAAATCGGCTCACGTGGCGCCAAAACCTCTGCGGAGAAAATTAATCCTGATATCGGTTTTGCTGTCGATGTTGGTATTGCTGGAGATACACCTGGAATTTCTGAAAAAGAAGCAATGAGCAAAATGGGGAAAGGTCCACAAATCATTTTATACGATGCTACCCTTGTGGCACATAAAGGTTTGCGTGATTTTATTATTACCGTTGCTGATGAGATGAATATCCCTTATCAATTCGATGTTATTCCAGGAGGAGGGACAGATGCCGGTCCTATCCATACTTCACACACTGGAGTTCCGTCGATAGCCATAACGATTGCAACACGTTATATCCATTCACATGCAGCAATGCTACATCGTGATGACTATGAAAATGCAGTGAAACTGATTGTTGAAGTGATCAAGCGATTAGACCGGGAGACAGTTGATAAAATTACCTTTGAATAG
- the rpmI gene encoding 50S ribosomal protein L35 yields MPKMKTHRGAAKRFKKTGSGKLKRSHAYTSHLFANKSTKAKRKLRKASLVSKGDFKRIRFLLTNLK; encoded by the coding sequence ATGCCAAAAATGAAAACTCACCGTGGCGCTGCAAAGCGTTTCAAGAAAACTGGTTCTGGTAAACTGAAGCGTTCTCACGCTTATACTAGCCACTTATTTGCAAACAAATCTACTAAAGCTAAGCGTAAGCTTCGTAAAGCGTCTCTAGTTTCTAAGGGCGATTTCAAACGCATTCGTTTCTTATTAACAAATCTTAAGTAA
- a CDS encoding VTT domain-containing protein, which produces MNEDLSLLLIMVEAGGIFAPLAFMLFHLLRSFLFIPVSVVVIAGGVLFGTIWGTIYSVIGLMGVSIFFYAFIDRMPKTQERIIKIKNRWFGEYRNLTVGQIAILRLIPFVHYHLLSFCLKQRKPKFKEYMKASFVTNIPIAFFFTIFGEYISSFSPIFIVMTLFGLTGLVYLLREKQNVIKWNAFFKRTKEKAAG; this is translated from the coding sequence ATGAATGAGGACTTGTCTTTGCTGTTAATCATGGTGGAGGCTGGCGGTATTTTTGCACCATTGGCTTTCATGCTATTTCATCTGTTAAGATCGTTCTTATTTATTCCTGTCTCGGTCGTCGTCATTGCTGGAGGCGTGTTATTTGGAACTATATGGGGGACTATTTATTCGGTCATCGGTTTAATGGGAGTCAGTATCTTTTTCTATGCTTTTATTGATAGAATGCCAAAAACACAGGAGCGGATTATTAAAATTAAAAACCGATGGTTCGGAGAATATCGCAACCTTACTGTTGGTCAAATTGCCATTTTGAGACTAATTCCATTTGTCCACTATCACCTCTTAAGCTTTTGTTTAAAACAAAGAAAACCTAAATTTAAAGAGTACATGAAGGCGTCTTTCGTAACGAATATTCCAATCGCATTTTTCTTTACCATCTTTGGTGAATATATAAGTTCGTTTAGCCCTATTTTTATCGTAATGACTTTATTTGGATTAACTGGTCTTGTTTATCTTTTAAGAGAAAAGCAGAATGTGATCAAATGGAACGCTTTTTTTAAAAGAACAAAAGAAAAAGCCGCTGGCTAA
- the sspI gene encoding small acid-soluble spore protein SspI gives MNLNLRNAIIHNVAGNSQDELEDTIVDAIQNGEEKMLPGLGVLFEVIWKNSSEEEKKEMLATLENGLK, from the coding sequence ATGAATTTAAATTTGCGCAATGCTATTATTCACAATGTTGCTGGTAACTCCCAAGATGAATTAGAAGATACAATTGTTGACGCCATCCAAAATGGCGAGGAAAAAATGCTTCCAGGCTTAGGAGTATTATTTGAGGTTATTTGGAAGAACTCCTCTGAGGAAGAAAAGAAGGAAATGCTTGCAACACTTGAAAATGGGTTAAAGTAA
- the infC gene encoding translation initiation factor IF-3, translated as MLLNEGIRAREVRLIDQNGEQLGIKTKFEALEIAGRVNLDLVLVAPNAKPPVARIMDYGKFKFENQKKEKEARKNQKIIVTKEVRLSPTIDEHDFNTKLRNAIKFLEKGDKVKASIRFKGRAITHKEIGQRVLDRFATECKEVATIESHPKMDGRSMFLVLAPKTEK; from the coding sequence ATGTTGTTAAATGAGGGTATCCGCGCTCGCGAAGTTCGCTTAATTGATCAAAACGGCGAACAATTGGGGATTAAAACCAAATTTGAAGCGCTGGAGATTGCCGGACGAGTGAATCTTGACTTGGTACTAGTTGCACCAAATGCGAAACCTCCGGTAGCCCGAATTATGGACTATGGCAAATTTAAATTCGAGAATCAAAAGAAAGAAAAAGAAGCTCGAAAAAATCAAAAGATTATTGTTACAAAAGAAGTTCGTCTAAGCCCAACAATTGATGAGCATGACTTTAATACAAAACTTCGCAATGCGATTAAGTTTTTGGAAAAAGGCGACAAGGTAAAAGCTTCAATCCGCTTCAAGGGCCGGGCGATTACCCATAAAGAAATCGGTCAGCGAGTGTTGGACCGTTTTGCTACTGAGTGCAAGGAAGTTGCAACCATCGAGTCTCATCCAAAAATGGATGGACGAAGCATGTTCCTCGTTCTAGCACCTAAAACTGAAAAGTAA
- the dut gene encoding dUTP diphosphatase, whose translation MEYKVKIKLINNEAKLPYRANEGDAGMDLFSIEEKIIKAGESELIRTGIQMELPEGTEAQIRPRSGLALKHSITVLNSPGTIDEGYRGEIQVILINHGKEDFKVEKQMRIAQMVITPVIQVKLERTEVLSNTERDKGGFGSSGE comes from the coding sequence ATGGAATATAAAGTGAAAATTAAGTTGATAAATAATGAAGCAAAATTACCGTATCGTGCAAATGAAGGTGACGCTGGCATGGATTTATTTTCTATTGAGGAAAAGATAATCAAGGCTGGAGAATCCGAATTAATACGAACAGGAATACAAATGGAATTACCTGAAGGAACAGAGGCACAGATTAGACCTAGAAGTGGATTAGCTTTAAAACATTCTATTACAGTACTAAATAGCCCAGGAACGATTGATGAGGGATACAGAGGCGAAATCCAGGTGATTTTAATAAACCACGGGAAAGAAGATTTTAAGGTAGAGAAACAGATGAGAATTGCTCAGATGGTTATAACTCCAGTAATACAGGTTAAACTTGAAAGAACAGAGGTTTTATCCAACACGGAAAGAGATAAAGGTGGGTTCGGTTCATCAGGTGAATAA
- the pheT gene encoding phenylalanine--tRNA ligase subunit beta, which produces MFVSYKWLQDYVDLSGVSADELAEKITKSGIEVEGVEVLNEGITGVVVGHVIERVQHPNADKLSKCQVDIGQGEPVQIICGAPNVAQGQKVAVATVGAVLPGNFKIKRAKLRGEESNGMICSLTELGIEAKVVAKEYSEGIFVFPQDAEVGTDAIALLNRNDEVLELGLTPNRADCLSMLGVAYEVAAILGRDVKQPEIDLQPVNEKATDYITVKVDANEDNPLYVAKVIKNVKIGPAPLWMQTRLMSAGIRPHNNVVDITNYILLEYGQPLHAFDYDRLGSKEILVRRANDGEKFTTLDDAERTLTSDHLVITNGIEPVALAGVMGGANSEVTSDTTTVLLEAAYFTGGTVRKASKDHGLRSEASARFEKGVDPNRVRAAGERAAYLMAKYAGGEVLEGASEIDTLTVEPAVVSITLEKINSVIGTNLTVADVEAIFERLQFTVTSEDETITVTAPTRRGDIKIEEDLIEEVARLYGYDNIPKTLPIGSATPGKLSSYQEKRRIVRQYLEGAGLYQAVTYSLTSEEKAAQFALEKRDFIRLAMPMSEDRSILRLSIMPQLLEVLKYNSARQNDSLAVYETGAVFLANGNEVLPEEQEHLAGAITGLWHSHSWQGEKKAVDFYVLKGILEGLFAKLGLTESVTYVQAKVDNMHPGRTAEIHLNGERIGFVGQVHPTMQKELDLKDTYVFELSLKAVLEAATVALRYEGIPRFPSITRDIALVVDKETVSGVLKDIIQTAGGKLLKEVNVFDLYEGDRMEEGKKSIAYSLKYMDPERTLTDEEVTKVHTQVLEALRNQAGAVLRG; this is translated from the coding sequence ATGTTTGTTTCATATAAATGGCTCCAGGATTATGTTGATTTATCCGGAGTATCGGCTGATGAGTTAGCAGAAAAAATTACAAAGAGTGGGATTGAGGTTGAGGGCGTAGAGGTCCTTAACGAAGGGATTACAGGAGTAGTGGTTGGTCACGTTATTGAACGTGTACAGCATCCGAATGCAGATAAATTAAGCAAATGCCAAGTTGATATTGGTCAGGGCGAACCTGTTCAAATTATTTGCGGCGCACCGAATGTGGCACAAGGGCAAAAGGTAGCAGTGGCAACCGTTGGTGCGGTTTTACCAGGTAACTTTAAAATAAAGCGTGCGAAGCTTCGCGGTGAGGAATCAAATGGAATGATCTGCTCACTAACTGAGCTTGGTATTGAAGCGAAGGTTGTAGCGAAGGAATATTCTGAAGGGATCTTTGTTTTCCCTCAAGACGCAGAAGTTGGAACAGACGCAATCGCGTTATTAAACCGTAATGATGAAGTCCTTGAGCTTGGACTAACTCCAAATCGTGCGGATTGCTTGAGTATGCTTGGTGTAGCATATGAAGTAGCCGCGATTCTTGGACGCGATGTCAAGCAGCCAGAAATCGATCTTCAGCCAGTGAATGAAAAAGCAACAGATTATATCACTGTTAAAGTTGATGCTAATGAGGATAATCCTTTATATGTTGCCAAAGTAATTAAAAACGTAAAAATTGGTCCTGCACCATTATGGATGCAAACAAGACTAATGTCTGCAGGTATTCGTCCACACAATAATGTAGTCGATATCACTAACTACATTTTATTAGAATATGGTCAACCCCTGCATGCATTTGATTATGATCGCTTAGGTTCAAAGGAAATCCTTGTTCGCCGTGCAAATGATGGTGAGAAATTCACAACATTAGATGACGCAGAACGAACATTAACTTCTGACCACTTAGTGATTACAAATGGAATTGAGCCTGTAGCATTAGCCGGCGTTATGGGCGGAGCAAATTCTGAGGTTACATCAGATACAACAACTGTGTTGCTGGAGGCGGCTTATTTTACAGGAGGAACTGTAAGAAAAGCATCGAAAGACCACGGTTTACGTAGTGAAGCAAGTGCTCGTTTTGAAAAGGGTGTCGATCCAAATCGCGTTCGTGCTGCGGGTGAGCGTGCTGCCTACTTAATGGCAAAATACGCTGGCGGCGAAGTATTAGAAGGTGCTTCTGAAATTGATACACTAACAGTTGAGCCAGCAGTCGTATCAATCACACTTGAAAAAATCAATAGTGTCATCGGCACAAACTTGACTGTGGCCGATGTGGAAGCCATTTTTGAACGACTTCAATTTACGGTAACCAGTGAAGATGAGACGATTACGGTTACAGCTCCAACACGTCGTGGCGACATCAAAATTGAGGAAGACTTAATTGAAGAAGTTGCCCGTCTTTATGGCTACGATAACATTCCGAAAACATTGCCAATCGGTTCTGCTACACCAGGTAAATTATCGAGCTATCAGGAAAAAAGACGTATTGTCCGCCAATATTTAGAGGGTGCAGGTTTGTACCAGGCGGTAACGTATTCGTTAACAAGTGAGGAAAAAGCAGCACAATTTGCACTTGAGAAACGTGATTTCATCCGTTTAGCAATGCCAATGAGTGAGGACCGCAGTATTCTGCGTTTAAGCATCATGCCACAACTGTTGGAAGTTTTAAAATACAATAGTGCTCGTCAAAACGACAGCCTCGCTGTTTATGAAACAGGTGCAGTATTCTTAGCCAATGGAAATGAAGTTCTACCTGAAGAGCAGGAGCATTTAGCTGGTGCGATTACAGGTCTATGGCACAGTCATTCATGGCAAGGTGAGAAAAAAGCGGTTGACTTCTATGTGTTAAAAGGTATTTTAGAAGGATTGTTTGCAAAACTTGGCCTTACAGAAAGTGTGACTTATGTTCAGGCTAAAGTGGATAATATGCACCCAGGACGGACAGCTGAAATTCACTTAAATGGTGAAAGAATTGGATTTGTCGGTCAAGTACACCCAACCATGCAAAAAGAATTAGATTTAAAGGATACCTACGTGTTTGAGCTTTCACTAAAAGCAGTTCTTGAAGCAGCAACAGTGGCACTTAGATACGAAGGCATTCCACGTTTCCCTTCAATCACAAGAGACATTGCTCTTGTCGTTGATAAAGAAACAGTCTCAGGCGTGTTAAAGGACATTATTCAAACTGCAGGCGGTAAGCTTCTAAAAGAAGTAAATGTCTTTGATCTATACGAAGGTGATCGCATGGAAGAAGGCAAAAAGTCCATCGCGTACTCTCTAAAATATATGGATCCAGAACGTACATTAACTGATGAAGAAGTTACAAAGGTTCATACTCAAGTGCTTGAAGCATTGAGAAATCAGGCTGGAGCGGTATTGAGAGGGTAA
- the rplT gene encoding 50S ribosomal protein L20, which translates to MPRVKGGTVTRKRRKKVIKLAKGYYGSKHTLYKVANQQVMKSLMYAFRDRRQKKRDFRKLWITRINAAARMNGLSYSRLMHGLKLAGIEVNRKMLAELAVSDANAFAELANVAKQQQK; encoded by the coding sequence ATGCCACGTGTAAAAGGCGGTACTGTAACGCGTAAGCGTCGTAAAAAAGTTATTAAATTAGCAAAAGGTTATTATGGTTCAAAACATACATTATATAAAGTAGCAAACCAACAGGTTATGAAATCTTTAATGTATGCATTCCGCGATCGTCGCCAGAAGAAGCGCGACTTCCGTAAACTTTGGATTACTCGTATCAACGCAGCAGCTCGTATGAACGGTCTTTCTTACAGCCGTTTAATGCATGGTTTAAAGCTTGCTGGTATCGAAGTAAACCGCAAGATGCTTGCTGAATTAGCAGTAAGTGATGCAAACGCATTTGCTGAATTAGCAAACGTTGCAAAACAACAACAGAAATAA